One Salvia splendens isolate huo1 chromosome 22, SspV2, whole genome shotgun sequence DNA segment encodes these proteins:
- the LOC121787645 gene encoding mitochondrial dicarboxylate/tricarboxylate transporter DTC-like isoform X1, producing MAVEKPKSAGVWPTVKPFVNGGASGMLATCVIQPIDMIKVRIQLGQGSAGEVTRNMLKNDGIGAFYKGLSAGLLRQATYTTARLGSFRILTNKAIEANDGKPLPLYQKALCGLTAGAIGACFGSPADLALIRMQADATLPVVQRRNYTNAFHALYRIVADEGVLALWKGAGPTVVRAMALNMGMLASYDQSVEFCKDNLGLGEAATVVGASSVSGFFAAACSLPFDYVKTQIQKMQPDALGKYPYTGALDCAMKTLKAGGPFKFYTGFPVYCVRIAPHVMMTWIFLNQIQKIEKKAGL from the exons atggCCGTCGAGAAGCCCAAGTCAGCTGGGGTTTGGCCTACGGTGAAGCCCTTTGTTAATGGCGGTGCATCTGGAATGCTCGCTACCTGCGTTATTCAGCCTATCGATATGATCAAG GTGAGAATACAGCTAGGCCAGGGATCAGCTGGTGAGGTGACCCGAAACATGCTTAAAAACGACGGTATCGGTGCCTTTTACAAG GGTTTGTCGGCTGGGCTTCTTAGACAAGCAACATACACAACTGCTCGTCTTGGGTCGTTTAG GATTTTGACAAACAAAGCAATAGAGGCTAATGATGGGAAGCCGTTACCCCTTTACCAGAAGGCTCTATGTGGACTGACCGCAGGAGCAATTGGAGCATGTTTTGGCAGCCCTGCTGATTTGGCTCTCATTCGTATGCAAGCTGACGCAACACTACCTGTCGTGCAACGAAGGAATTACACTAACGCATTCCACGCCCTTTACCGTATTGTTGCCGATGAAGGAGTGCTAGCACTGTGGAAAGGTGCCGGTCCAACCGTGGTGAGGGCTATGGCACTCAACATGGGTATGCTTGCTTCGTATGATCAAAGTGTGGAGTTCTGCAAGGACAATCTTGGTCTTGGCGAAGCTGCAACAGTTGTTG GGGCTAGTTCTGTATCAGGTTTCTTCGCTGCAGCCTGCAGTTTGCCCTTTGACTATGTCAAAACCCAAATTCAGAAAATGCAGCCCGATGCTCTAGGGAAGTATCCTTACACGGGCGCTCTCGATTGTGCCATGAAGACCTTGAAGGCAGGCGGACCCTTCAAATTTTACACTGGATTTCCAGTATATTGTGTCAGGATTGCTCCTCATGTCATG ATGACTTGGATATTCTTGAACCAAATCCAGAAAATCGAGAAGAAGGCTGGGCTGTAA
- the LOC121787645 gene encoding mitochondrial dicarboxylate/tricarboxylate transporter DTC-like isoform X2 has product MLKNDGIGAFYKGLSAGLLRQATYTTARLGSFRILTNKAIEANDGKPLPLYQKALCGLTAGAIGACFGSPADLALIRMQADATLPVVQRRNYTNAFHALYRIVADEGVLALWKGAGPTVVRAMALNMGMLASYDQSVEFCKDNLGLGEAATVVGASSVSGFFAAACSLPFDYVKTQIQKMQPDALGKYPYTGALDCAMKTLKAGGPFKFYTGFPVYCVRIAPHVMMTWIFLNQIQKIEKKAGL; this is encoded by the exons ATGCTTAAAAACGACGGTATCGGTGCCTTTTACAAG GGTTTGTCGGCTGGGCTTCTTAGACAAGCAACATACACAACTGCTCGTCTTGGGTCGTTTAG GATTTTGACAAACAAAGCAATAGAGGCTAATGATGGGAAGCCGTTACCCCTTTACCAGAAGGCTCTATGTGGACTGACCGCAGGAGCAATTGGAGCATGTTTTGGCAGCCCTGCTGATTTGGCTCTCATTCGTATGCAAGCTGACGCAACACTACCTGTCGTGCAACGAAGGAATTACACTAACGCATTCCACGCCCTTTACCGTATTGTTGCCGATGAAGGAGTGCTAGCACTGTGGAAAGGTGCCGGTCCAACCGTGGTGAGGGCTATGGCACTCAACATGGGTATGCTTGCTTCGTATGATCAAAGTGTGGAGTTCTGCAAGGACAATCTTGGTCTTGGCGAAGCTGCAACAGTTGTTG GGGCTAGTTCTGTATCAGGTTTCTTCGCTGCAGCCTGCAGTTTGCCCTTTGACTATGTCAAAACCCAAATTCAGAAAATGCAGCCCGATGCTCTAGGGAAGTATCCTTACACGGGCGCTCTCGATTGTGCCATGAAGACCTTGAAGGCAGGCGGACCCTTCAAATTTTACACTGGATTTCCAGTATATTGTGTCAGGATTGCTCCTCATGTCATG ATGACTTGGATATTCTTGAACCAAATCCAGAAAATCGAGAAGAAGGCTGGGCTGTAA
- the LOC121787749 gene encoding 5'-adenylylsulfate reductase-like 5: protein MSSMDISMGKCVLMLMVCVMTESATSLRLDSSSSSICQLDSKPFLHDLNSQCPFTDPFTSSPIQVNGEALDKAIASIRKNDYMAVLFYAPWCPFSSIFKPRFSILSSMYPQIKHVMIEQSSAMPSVFSRYGIHSVPSLLIVNQTTWIRHHGSKDLQSLMSFYKITTGLDQVVDIAEEMHRHEEAFQVWDGASLKGTLLSEPYLVLSLVFVLSRAFLYFFPEIVSDLSALWVACIPHLNLGILGESRQLLSHALQLIDVRRILSKLKICKTRNFHERARNARVWASSLASVSLGETSSSSRVLTSRDFEN, encoded by the exons ATGTCGTCCATGGATATTTCGATGGGAAAATGCGTATTAATGTTGATGGTGTGTGTGATGACGGAATCAGCAACCTCGTTGCGTTTGGATTCTTCCTCCTCGTCTATTTGTCAGCTGGATTCCAAACCATTTCTTCACGATCTCAATTCTCAGTGCCCTTTTACCGACCCTTTCACTTCTTCACCGATTCAG GTGAATGGAGAAGCACTTGATAAAGCTATCGCCTCCATTAGGAAGAATGACTATATGGCCGTTTTGTTTTATGCCCCCTGGTGTCCTTTCTCAAGCATCTTCAAGCCTAGGTTTTCTATACTCAGTTCCATGTATCCTCAGATCAAACATGTGATGATCGAACAATCTTCGGCCATGCCTAG TGTTTTCTCTAGATATGGCATTCATAGTGTGCCATCACTGCTGATAGTGAATCAGACAACATGGATTAGGCATCATGGTAGCAAAGATCTCCAGTCACTCATGAGTTTCTACAAAATAACCACAG gGCTAGATCAAGTAGTAGATATAGCTGAAGAAATGCATCGCCATGAGGAAGCCTTTCAGGTTTGGGATGGAGCATCTCTGAAAGGAACCTTGTTGAGCGAACCTTACCTTGTACTTTCCCTAGTATTTGTTCTCTCGAGAGCATTTCTGTATTTCTTTCCAGAAATCGTGTCCGATCTATCAGCACTATGGGTTGCCTGCATTCCTCATCTGAATCTGGGGATTTTGGGGGAGTCGAGGCAGCTTCTCAGTCATGCTCTCCAACTTATTGATGTGAGGAGAATTTTGAGCAAGCTGAAGATTTGTAAAACCAGGAACTTCCATGAAAGGGCAAGAAATGCTCGGGTGTGGGCGTCATCCCTCGCGTCTGTATCCTTGGGTGAGACATCTTCTTCATCGAGAGTATTAACGTCGAGAGACTTCGAGAACTAG
- the LOC121786002 gene encoding NHP2-like protein 1: MTAEAVNPKAYPLADSQLSMTILDLVQQAANYKQLKKGANEATKTLNRGISEFVVMAADTEPLEILLHLPLLAEDKNVPYVFVPSKQALGRACGVTRPVIACSVTSNEGSQLKSQIQQLKDAIEKLLI, encoded by the exons ATG ACTGCTGAAGCTGTGAATCCGAAAGCATACCCGTTGGCGGATAGCCAGCTCTCCATGACAATTCTCGATTTGGTTCAGCAAGCTGCAAATTACAAGCAGCTCAAAAAGGGTGCTAACGAAG CAACAAAGACTCTGAACAGAGGTATTTCTGAGTTTGTTGTGATGGCTGCTGATACCGAGCCCCTTGAgattcttcttcatcttccacttCTCGCCGAAGATAAG AATGTGCCGTATGTGTTTGTTCCATCCAAGCAAGCTCTTGGTCGGGCATGTGGAGTCACCAGACCAGTGATTGCCTGTTCTGTGACAAGCAATGAGGGAAGTCAGTTGAAATCTCAAATCCAGCAACTGAAG GATGCCATCGAGAAGCTCCTGATCTGA
- the LOC121786982 gene encoding uncharacterized protein LOC121786982: MDAKQAGMAATGAAEVGAGAGASAAEAPLTAESATNTTNILKLHHNQIYTVDLICIFAYVCLRLGRLNRYIALYFPAWEWDFGDCIIVRFGENLLLLNRWRQILRFCSIWIWIWISCSGGRGREEDEVCESVKESPLSGKSDGGGGAVVKKKITSRVVGDNNCSKDGPVPSPHRSTRDLGVSRSIANETRKSLSPEKEDRYYTTRGSGGFDDATKALFMDPREDNRKVVWPKLLIALSSKDFMAMKGCKPPQRPQVDPNHFIGEPGSLGEV, from the exons ATGGATGCCAAGCAAGCTGGGATGGCAGCGACTGGGGCGGCCGAGGTGGGTGCCGGAGCTGGAGCTTCAGCCGCGGAGGCGCCGTTGACGGCGGAGAGCGCCACCAACACAACGAACAT ATTAAAACTACACCATAATCAAATCTATACAGTGGACTTGATTTGCATCTTTGCATATGTATGTTTGAGGTTGGGGCGCTTAAACAGATATATTGCACTATATTTCCCTGCATGGGAATGGGATTTTGGTGATTGTATCATTGTTAGATTTGGGGAAAATTTGCTACTTTTGAACAGGTGGCGGCAGATCTTGAG ATTTTGCAGCATTTGGATATGGATATGGATAAGCTGCAGTGGGGGAAGAGGAAGAGAAGAGGATGAGGTGTGTGAAAGTGTGAAGGAGTCGCCTTTGAGCGGAAAATCAGACGGGGGCGGCGGCGCTGTGGTGAAGAAGAAAATCACTTCTAGAGTTGTTGGGGATAATAATTGCAGTAAAGATGGACCAGTTCCATCCCCACATCGTTCAACCAg GGACTTAGGTGTAAGTCGATCTATAGCAAATGAGACCCGAAAATCCCTTTCGCCTGAGAAGGAAGACAGGTACTACACAACGAGGGGGTCTGGTGGATTTGATGATGCTACCAAGGCATTGTTCATGGATCCAAGGGAGGACAACAGGAAAGTCGTTTGGCCAAAGCTGCTGATTGCCCTGTCCAGTAAAGATTTTATGGCAATGAAGGGTTGCAAACCGCCTCAAAGGCCCCAAGTTGATCCAAACCATTTTA TTGGTGAGCCTGGGAGCTTAGGAGAGGTATGA